A stretch of Myxococcota bacterium DNA encodes these proteins:
- a CDS encoding fatty acid desaturase family protein: protein MSTSPETWEAWNWRDALSIEERRELLQVDDLHGWLSIAFDWAVVFGAMALVAWAPNPLTIVLALCLIGARQLGFAILMHEAAHRSLFGTRWLNDWAGNWLCAYPIWAEVEPYRRYHLVHHAKTGTAEDPDLGLVTPFPITRDSFRRKVIRDLSGQTGLKQAKAVFMRDLGWGRGNQRDQGMSRGERPDVGWRKLAPVVATNLVLLAVLWAAGHPALYLLWPAAWLTTYRLVTRIRSIAEHALTPDANDALNNTRTTVARWWERLLIAPNRVNYHLEHHLMMTVPHYKLPRFHRLLRERGVLDRACVSYGYLGVLRNAASKAG, encoded by the coding sequence GTGAGCACGAGCCCGGAGACCTGGGAGGCCTGGAACTGGCGCGACGCGCTGTCGATCGAGGAGCGCCGCGAGCTGCTCCAGGTCGACGACCTGCACGGCTGGCTGTCGATCGCCTTCGACTGGGCCGTGGTGTTCGGCGCGATGGCGCTCGTGGCCTGGGCGCCCAACCCCCTCACGATCGTGCTCGCGCTGTGCCTGATCGGCGCGCGCCAGCTCGGCTTCGCGATCCTGATGCACGAAGCCGCGCACCGCTCGCTGTTCGGCACGCGCTGGCTCAATGACTGGGCCGGCAACTGGCTGTGCGCCTACCCGATCTGGGCCGAGGTCGAGCCCTACCGCCGCTACCATTTGGTGCATCACGCGAAGACCGGCACCGCCGAGGATCCCGACCTGGGGCTCGTGACTCCCTTCCCGATCACGCGCGACAGCTTCCGCCGCAAAGTGATTCGCGACCTCAGCGGCCAGACGGGCCTGAAGCAGGCCAAGGCCGTGTTCATGCGCGACCTGGGCTGGGGCAGAGGCAACCAGCGCGACCAGGGCATGAGCCGCGGCGAGCGGCCCGACGTGGGCTGGCGCAAGCTCGCGCCGGTGGTCGCGACGAACCTCGTGTTACTCGCGGTCCTGTGGGCCGCAGGTCACCCGGCACTCTATCTGCTGTGGCCAGCCGCGTGGCTCACCACCTACCGGCTCGTGACTCGCATCCGCTCGATCGCCGAGCACGCGCTCACGCCCGACGCGAACGACGCGCTGAACAACACGCGCACCACGGTCGCGCGCTGGTGGGAGCGGCTCTTGATCGCGCCCAACCGCGTGAACTACCACCTCGAGCACCACCTGATGATGACCGTCCCGCACTACAAGCTGCCGCGCTTCCACCGGCTCTTGCGCGAGCGCGGCGTGCTCGACCGGGCTTGTGTGTCGTACGGCTATCTCGGGGTGCTGCG
- a CDS encoding PaaX family transcriptional regulator, translated as MSPSPKSVVLDLLQSTRGRSLPVRALVEAAALFGLAENGLRVALLRLVARGLVERDGPGRYRLAASAQPVSKRVGGWFAADQRALRWEGGWLGVLTHGARGGRAARRGDARALAFLGFARLAPGLWVRPDNLRGGVTAAREALLELGLDRHASVLRLSELDPRTEARARALWDAEALVAAQRQAREALERSAAKLERLTPAEAMVETFLVGGRAIREIALDPCLPEAIAPERERRALVAAMREYDRVGRACWREFMKAHDAPHRTSPANLAGLSDEARAAALGSH; from the coding sequence GTGAGCCCGAGCCCCAAGAGCGTGGTCCTCGACCTTTTGCAGTCGACGCGCGGCCGATCCCTCCCCGTGCGCGCGCTGGTCGAGGCCGCCGCGCTGTTCGGGCTCGCCGAGAACGGCTTGCGCGTGGCGCTGTTGCGGCTGGTGGCCCGAGGCCTCGTCGAACGCGACGGGCCGGGGCGTTACCGCCTCGCGGCGAGCGCGCAGCCGGTCTCGAAACGCGTCGGCGGCTGGTTCGCCGCGGACCAGCGCGCGTTGCGCTGGGAAGGCGGCTGGCTGGGCGTGCTGACGCACGGCGCGCGCGGTGGACGGGCCGCACGCCGCGGCGACGCGCGCGCCCTCGCCTTCCTCGGCTTCGCGCGGCTCGCGCCCGGGCTCTGGGTCCGGCCCGACAACCTGCGCGGCGGCGTGACGGCGGCGCGCGAGGCGCTGCTCGAGCTGGGCCTGGACCGACACGCCTCGGTGTTGCGCCTGTCCGAGCTCGACCCCAGGACCGAGGCCCGGGCGCGCGCGCTGTGGGACGCCGAGGCGCTGGTCGCCGCGCAGCGCCAGGCGCGCGAGGCGCTCGAGCGCAGCGCCGCGAAGCTCGAGCGACTCACTCCGGCCGAGGCCATGGTCGAGACCTTCCTGGTGGGCGGGCGCGCGATCCGCGAGATCGCGCTCGACCCCTGCCTGCCCGAGGCGATCGCGCCCGAGCGCGAGCGCCGGGCGCTGGTCGCCGCCATGCGCGAGTACGACCGCGTGGGCCGCGCCTGCTGGCGCGAGTTCATGAAGGCGCACGACGCGCCGCACCGCACCTCGCCCGCGAACCTCGCGGGTCTTTCCGACGAAGCGCGCGCCGCCGCGCTGGGGAGTCACTAG
- a CDS encoding LLM class flavin-dependent oxidoreductase produces MRFGIFYELSVPRPFAPGVERSVYENALEQVRLADELGFDFVWAVEHHFLEEYSHCSAPELFLTACAMQTRRIRVGHGAVVCVPKMNHPVRIAERAAVLDILSGGRLELGTARSSTWSELAGFEIDPDTTKQTWDETIRALPRMWTEERFSWRGMSFSVPERAILPKPVQQPHPPLWVTVTSPGTELDAAERGIGCLGVAAASFKEQERRTSEYRRRIASCTPIGAVNSQVATLNFLYCHEDPAEAARTGLGMLGLFTQANTQLLFTREAYPTRAYGSLANLAPSPARREGSPGDSSGIPEGMAIGDPDRIVRAIKEWESIGVDGVNFLLNAMEAIPQEKVLASLRLFAREVMPVFRRNGAR; encoded by the coding sequence ATGCGCTTCGGGATCTTCTACGAGCTGTCGGTGCCGCGCCCGTTCGCGCCCGGGGTCGAGCGGTCGGTGTACGAGAACGCGCTCGAGCAGGTGCGGCTCGCCGACGAGCTCGGCTTCGACTTCGTGTGGGCGGTCGAGCACCACTTCCTCGAGGAGTACTCGCACTGCTCGGCGCCCGAGCTGTTCCTCACCGCGTGCGCCATGCAGACCCGGCGCATCCGCGTGGGTCACGGCGCGGTGGTGTGTGTGCCGAAGATGAATCACCCGGTGCGCATCGCGGAGCGCGCCGCCGTGCTCGACATCCTCTCCGGCGGGAGACTCGAGCTCGGCACGGCGCGCTCGTCCACCTGGTCGGAGCTCGCGGGCTTCGAGATCGACCCCGACACCACCAAGCAGACCTGGGACGAGACCATCCGGGCGCTGCCGCGCATGTGGACCGAGGAGCGCTTCTCGTGGCGGGGCATGTCGTTCTCGGTGCCCGAGCGCGCGATCCTGCCCAAGCCCGTGCAGCAGCCGCATCCGCCGCTGTGGGTCACGGTGACTTCGCCCGGCACGGAGCTCGACGCGGCCGAGCGCGGCATCGGGTGTCTCGGGGTGGCCGCGGCGAGCTTCAAGGAGCAGGAGCGGCGCACGAGCGAGTACCGGCGCCGGATCGCGTCGTGCACGCCGATCGGCGCGGTGAACTCACAGGTCGCGACCTTGAACTTCCTGTATTGCCACGAGGACCCGGCCGAGGCCGCGCGCACCGGGCTCGGCATGCTGGGCCTGTTCACCCAAGCCAACACGCAGCTCCTGTTCACGCGCGAGGCCTACCCGACGCGCGCCTACGGGTCACTCGCCAACCTGGCCCCGTCACCTGCCCGGCGCGAAGGCAGCCCCGGTGACTCGAGCGGGATCCCCGAGGGCATGGCCATCGGCGATCCCGACCGGATCGTGCGCGCGATCAAGGAGTGGGAGTCGATCGGCGTCGACGGGGTGAACTTCCTGCTGAACGCCATGGAAGCGATTCCCCAGGAGAAGGTGCTCGCGAGCTTGCGCCTGTTCGCGCGCGAGGTGATGCCGGTGTTCCGCAGGAACGGAGCGCGCTGA
- a CDS encoding NUDIX hydrolase, which translates to MTDPRAPLLDQLARYLGRHPEERIAVDHVIQFVRANPDCFERTCVPGHVTGSAWIVSPDRRAFLLAHHAKLGRWLQCGGHSDGDPDTPAVALREAREESGLAKLEFAQRDSLGPVPFDVDVHVFPARGGEPAHLHHDVRYLLLAAPGEEPRASSESNALRWFPAEVDHPELAHESLARLVRKARAWIAAEPRSASRPARCP; encoded by the coding sequence GTGACCGACCCGCGCGCGCCGCTGCTCGACCAGCTCGCTCGCTATCTCGGGCGTCATCCCGAAGAGCGCATCGCCGTCGACCACGTGATCCAGTTCGTGCGCGCCAATCCGGACTGCTTCGAGCGAACGTGCGTACCGGGCCACGTGACTGGCTCGGCGTGGATCGTCTCGCCCGACCGGCGCGCGTTCCTGCTGGCACACCACGCCAAGCTCGGGCGCTGGCTGCAGTGCGGCGGTCACTCCGATGGCGACCCGGACACCCCGGCGGTCGCGCTGCGCGAGGCGCGAGAGGAGTCGGGGCTGGCGAAGCTCGAGTTCGCACAGCGCGACTCACTCGGACCCGTGCCGTTCGACGTCGACGTGCACGTCTTCCCGGCGCGCGGCGGCGAGCCTGCGCACCTGCACCACGACGTGCGCTACCTCTTGCTCGCCGCGCCGGGCGAAGAGCCGCGCGCGTCGAGTGAGTCGAACGCGCTGCGCTGGTTCCCGGCCGAGGTCGACCACCCGGAGCTGGCGCACGAGAGCCTGGCGCGGCTGGTGCGCAAGGCGCGGGCGTGGATCGCCGCGGAGCCGCGCTCGGCTAGCCGACCCGCTCGGTGCCCGTGA
- the bfr gene encoding bacterioferritin codes for MRGDPAVIEALNGILTAELTGINQYYVHAKMCQNWGYQRLWKHNYDEAIDEMKHADKVIERILFLDGVPNMQRYMPVRVGETVVEQFKLDLQMELDAVKRYNDAIALAGQKGDAGTREILEHLLKGEEESVDWHEAQLGMIETISAERYLAEQMKD; via the coding sequence ATGCGCGGTGACCCGGCGGTGATCGAGGCTCTGAACGGAATCCTGACCGCAGAGCTCACCGGCATCAACCAGTACTACGTCCACGCGAAGATGTGCCAGAACTGGGGCTACCAGCGCCTGTGGAAGCACAACTACGACGAGGCGATCGACGAGATGAAGCACGCCGACAAGGTCATCGAGCGCATCCTGTTCCTCGATGGCGTGCCCAACATGCAGCGCTACATGCCCGTGCGCGTGGGTGAGACGGTGGTCGAGCAGTTCAAGCTCGACCTCCAGATGGAGCTCGACGCCGTGAAGCGGTACAACGACGCGATCGCGCTCGCGGGTCAGAAGGGCGACGCCGGCACGCGCGAGATACTCGAGCATCTCTTGAAGGGCGAGGAGGAGTCGGTCGACTGGCACGAGGCGCAGCTCGGCATGATCGAGACGATCAGCGCCGAGCGCTATCTCGCGGAGCAGATGAAGGACTAG
- a CDS encoding DUF4142 domain-containing protein, protein MSWWLTVLLGVLAFVGCQRPTTPQEREQSFLDRAGSAGMLQARLADVALSHCVRREIYDHARHVLEDWTDARKALTRAARADDLELPSDLSEPHQEEYIRVAAARGPEFDQAYLLAAIEADAAAVADFREEKTSFRSETAKWAAAELPELERRLAAARRLAAQEESPAVRISAATSE, encoded by the coding sequence ATGTCGTGGTGGCTGACCGTACTCCTCGGCGTGCTCGCCTTCGTCGGCTGTCAGCGGCCCACGACGCCGCAGGAGCGGGAGCAGTCGTTTCTGGACCGCGCGGGCAGCGCGGGGATGCTCCAGGCGCGGCTCGCGGACGTCGCCCTGAGTCACTGTGTCCGGCGCGAGATCTACGACCATGCGCGCCACGTGCTCGAAGATTGGACCGACGCGCGCAAGGCGCTCACTCGTGCGGCGCGCGCCGACGACCTCGAGCTGCCGTCCGACCTGTCCGAGCCCCATCAGGAGGAGTACATCCGAGTCGCGGCGGCGCGCGGCCCGGAGTTCGACCAGGCTTACCTCCTGGCGGCGATCGAAGCCGACGCGGCGGCCGTGGCGGACTTCCGCGAGGAGAAGACGAGCTTCCGCTCGGAGACCGCGAAGTGGGCCGCCGCCGAGCTGCCGGAGCTCGAGCGCCGTCTCGCCGCCGCGCGCAGGCTCGCGGCGCAGGAGGAGTCTCCGGCAGTGCGTATCTCGGCGGCAACTTCGGAATGA
- the lysA gene encoding diaminopimelate decarboxylase: MVEKRVDPELCVRLAREYGTPYFLYDAGVIRAQLARLRAFDVVRFAQKALSNLHVLRLMRAEGALVDAVSAGELERALRAGYTGAGEPAGVVFTADVIDPETLDRVIALDVPVNAGSADMLEQVGARRPGHRVWLRVNPGFGHGHSRKTNTGGPWSKHGIWHEHLGEALRSIEKHRLDLVGLHMHIGSGADFAHLRRVCDAMVSQVRALGLDLRAISGGGGLPIPYRRGEPEFDTAALHSLWDAARREIEAALGHRVSLEIEPGRFLVAQSGVLVSTVRAVKRMDATRFLLVDAGFNDLMRPAMYGSYHEISVLRARGEAASGATEPTVVAGPLCESGDVFTQEEGGVVVTRELPSAVVGDLVVLHDAGAYAASQASNYNSRPHLPELLLDGGHVREIRRRQTIDDLLDLEEI; this comes from the coding sequence ATGGTCGAGAAGCGAGTCGATCCCGAGCTCTGCGTGCGACTCGCGCGCGAGTACGGCACGCCGTACTTCCTGTACGACGCCGGAGTGATTCGCGCCCAGCTGGCGAGGCTGCGGGCCTTCGACGTGGTGCGCTTCGCGCAGAAGGCGCTCTCCAACCTGCACGTGCTGCGGCTCATGCGGGCCGAAGGGGCGTTGGTCGACGCCGTCTCGGCCGGCGAGCTCGAGCGCGCCCTGCGCGCCGGCTACACGGGCGCGGGCGAGCCCGCCGGCGTCGTGTTCACGGCCGACGTGATCGACCCCGAGACCCTGGACCGGGTGATCGCGCTCGACGTGCCCGTGAACGCCGGCTCGGCCGACATGCTCGAGCAGGTGGGCGCGCGCCGGCCCGGCCACCGCGTCTGGCTGCGCGTGAACCCCGGCTTCGGCCACGGACACAGCCGCAAGACCAACACCGGCGGGCCGTGGAGCAAGCACGGCATCTGGCACGAGCACCTGGGCGAGGCGCTGCGCTCGATCGAGAAGCACCGCCTCGATCTCGTGGGCCTGCACATGCACATCGGGTCGGGAGCCGACTTCGCGCACCTGCGGCGGGTGTGCGACGCCATGGTGAGTCAGGTGCGCGCGCTCGGCCTCGATTTGCGCGCGATCTCGGGCGGTGGCGGGCTGCCGATCCCGTACCGGCGCGGCGAGCCCGAGTTCGACACGGCCGCGCTCCACTCACTGTGGGACGCGGCGCGGCGCGAGATCGAAGCCGCGCTCGGCCATCGCGTGTCGCTCGAGATCGAGCCCGGCCGCTTCCTGGTCGCGCAGAGCGGCGTGCTGGTCTCGACCGTGCGCGCCGTGAAGCGCATGGACGCCACGCGCTTCCTGCTGGTCGACGCCGGCTTCAACGACCTGATGCGGCCCGCCATGTACGGCAGCTACCACGAGATCTCGGTGCTGCGTGCGCGCGGCGAGGCGGCGAGCGGCGCGACCGAGCCCACGGTGGTCGCGGGGCCGTTGTGTGAGTCCGGCGACGTCTTCACCCAGGAGGAGGGCGGCGTGGTCGTGACTCGCGAGCTGCCTTCGGCCGTGGTCGGCGACCTGGTGGTGCTGCACGACGCCGGCGCCTACGCGGCCTCGCAGGCCAGCAACTACAACTCGCGCCCGCACCTGCCGGAGCTCCTGCTCGACGGCGGCCACGTGCGCGAGATCCGCCGCCGCCAGACGATCGACGACCTCTTGGACCTCGAAGAGATCTAG
- the purE gene encoding 5-(carboxyamino)imidazole ribonucleotide mutase translates to MKSTAPTVLLICGSPSDLDLVLDCEETLTELEIGSTVRVLSAHRTPDEAVDAVKNAEKEGYRVVIGFAGMSAALPGVAAAHTTLPVIGVPCGGGAMNGVDAALSVLQMPPGTPVAAVAVNGARNAALLAARMLALGDPELRERVAKRMRDDKRRYAPDAVTAELEKRRAARKKKSVGP, encoded by the coding sequence ATGAAATCGACCGCCCCGACCGTGCTCCTGATCTGCGGCAGCCCGAGCGACCTCGATCTGGTGCTCGATTGCGAGGAGACCCTGACCGAGCTCGAGATCGGCTCCACGGTGCGCGTGCTGTCCGCGCACCGCACGCCCGACGAGGCCGTCGACGCCGTGAAGAACGCCGAGAAGGAAGGCTATCGCGTGGTGATCGGCTTCGCGGGCATGTCCGCGGCGCTGCCCGGCGTGGCGGCAGCGCACACCACCCTGCCGGTGATCGGCGTGCCGTGCGGCGGCGGCGCCATGAACGGCGTGGACGCCGCGCTCTCGGTGCTGCAGATGCCCCCGGGCACGCCGGTCGCGGCCGTGGCCGTGAACGGCGCGCGCAACGCGGCGCTCTTGGCAGCGCGCATGCTGGCGCTCGGCGACCCCGAGCTGCGCGAGCGCGTCGCCAAGCGGATGAGAGACGACAAGCGCCGCTACGCGCCCGACGCGGTCACGGCAGAGCTCGAGAAGCGACGCGCGGCGCGCAAGAAGAAGTCGGTCGGTCCCTAG
- a CDS encoding alanine-zipper protein: MKSIAAVALVVALGATGCASSGDLAAAQADAADAKRIAQEANAKADRAAADAAAARAAADQAAEEAKKASEKSDRIFQRTLHK; encoded by the coding sequence GTGAAGAGCATTGCCGCCGTCGCGCTGGTCGTCGCGCTCGGGGCCACGGGCTGTGCGTCGAGCGGCGACCTGGCCGCCGCGCAGGCGGACGCCGCCGACGCGAAGCGCATCGCGCAGGAGGCGAACGCGAAGGCCGACCGCGCCGCCGCTGACGCCGCGGCCGCACGCGCCGCCGCCGATCAGGCTGCGGAGGAAGCAAAGAAGGCCAGCGAGAAAAGCGACCGGATCTTTCAGCGCACGCTCCACAAGTAG
- a CDS encoding L,D-transpeptidase family protein encodes MLKGARRLLLLRGDHVLREYEVALGRNPSGPKRNHGDGRTPEGRYLLDWRIDDSKFHRALHVSYPNERDLDFAHRAGLDAGGGVMIHGLPRDASWIGGLHSDYDWTNGCIAVSDDEMDEIWELVDDGTPIEIRP; translated from the coding sequence GTGCTGAAAGGCGCGAGGCGGCTCTTGCTCTTGCGCGGCGACCACGTGCTGCGCGAGTACGAGGTCGCGCTCGGCCGCAACCCGAGCGGTCCGAAGCGCAATCACGGCGACGGGCGCACGCCCGAAGGGCGGTACTTGCTCGACTGGCGCATCGACGACAGCAAGTTCCACCGCGCGCTGCACGTCTCCTACCCGAACGAGCGCGACCTCGACTTCGCGCACCGGGCCGGGCTCGACGCGGGCGGAGGGGTCATGATCCACGGACTGCCGCGCGACGCGAGCTGGATCGGCGGGCTGCACAGCGACTACGACTGGACCAACGGCTGCATCGCCGTGTCGGACGACGAGATGGACGAGATCTGGGAGCTCGTGGATGACGGGACGCCGATCGAGATCCGCCCGTAG
- a CDS encoding L,D-transpeptidase family protein encodes MPRYLLENPPPSSDLVGKLTFRDTKQDETLVDIAPELRIGYVELLAANPGVDPWLPGETRLAVPGARLLPSGKREGIVVNLGDLRLYYFAKGAPPRSYPIGIAKDGYATPTGVTSVKGKKEKPTWVPGESAHRDDPNLPEAIPPGPKNPLGEYALYLGWPSYLIHGTNEPRGVGRHSSRGCIRLYPEDIAELFAKVDVGTPVRVVNEPVKLGWIAGELYLEVNPDPDQSLELDETGKIAAPKPARGLRELVTRVAGKEAKRIDWPLVEKAGQKRIGVPTRITKPSPPPAAAPAAPAPKSG; translated from the coding sequence GTGCCGCGCTACCTGCTCGAGAACCCGCCGCCTTCGAGCGACCTCGTGGGCAAGCTCACGTTCCGGGACACCAAGCAGGACGAGACACTGGTCGACATCGCGCCGGAGCTGCGCATCGGCTACGTGGAGCTCCTGGCCGCAAACCCCGGTGTCGACCCGTGGCTGCCGGGAGAGACGCGGCTGGCCGTGCCCGGCGCCCGGCTCCTGCCCAGCGGCAAGCGCGAAGGCATCGTGGTGAACCTGGGCGATCTGCGGCTGTACTACTTCGCGAAGGGCGCGCCGCCGCGCTCGTACCCGATCGGCATCGCCAAGGACGGCTATGCGACACCCACCGGTGTCACCTCGGTGAAGGGCAAGAAGGAGAAGCCCACCTGGGTGCCGGGTGAGTCGGCGCACCGCGACGACCCGAATCTGCCCGAGGCCATCCCGCCCGGGCCGAAGAACCCGCTGGGCGAGTACGCGCTCTATCTCGGCTGGCCCTCGTATCTCATCCACGGCACGAACGAGCCGCGCGGGGTGGGGCGCCACTCGAGCCGCGGCTGCATCCGGCTCTACCCGGAGGACATCGCGGAGCTGTTTGCCAAGGTCGACGTGGGCACACCCGTGCGCGTGGTGAACGAGCCGGTGAAGCTGGGCTGGATCGCGGGCGAGCTGTATCTCGAGGTGAACCCCGACCCCGACCAGTCACTCGAGCTCGACGAGACCGGGAAGATCGCCGCACCCAAGCCCGCCCGAGGCCTGCGCGAGCTCGTGACGCGCGTCGCGGGCAAGGAGGCCAAGCGCATCGACTGGCCGCTCGTCGAGAAGGCGGGGCAGAAGCGGATCGGGGTGCCGACCCGGATCACGAAGCCCAGCCCGCCGCCCGCGGCTGCGCCCGCTGCCCCGGCCCCGAAGTCCGGCTGA
- a CDS encoding acyl-CoA dehydrogenase family protein: protein MDASEYLGRVRDLLPALRERAPECEALRRVPDETFKEFQARGLLRALQPKRWGGFELDPWTFYEAVMEVAGACASSGWVLGVLGVHNWQLGLFAEAAQRDVWGNDSSVNVSSSYAPTGKVERVPGGFRLSGRWSFSSGCDHCDWVFLGGVAPGEGPLPDMRTYLVPRSDYRIDDNWRVAGLCGTGSKDIVVDSAFVPEHRTHRFVDGFSLKSPGQEVNPGVLFRLPFGCVFACAIAVPAIGAAQAALGHFTSLTRGRVSAAAGAKAAEDPFAQARLADAAAAVDAARESMRRDWRELMALAEAGQGIPLGPRVRARFDAGQAVARGVHAVDRLFEASGGRAIFLDNPIQRVFRDVHAMRAHAINNPDKASRMFGRFELAPDAPPSDATDLFI from the coding sequence ATGGACGCGAGCGAGTACCTGGGCCGGGTCCGAGACCTCCTGCCGGCGCTGCGCGAGCGCGCGCCGGAGTGCGAGGCGCTGCGGCGCGTGCCCGACGAGACGTTCAAGGAGTTCCAGGCGCGCGGGCTGCTGCGCGCGCTCCAGCCCAAGCGCTGGGGCGGGTTCGAGCTCGACCCCTGGACGTTCTACGAGGCCGTGATGGAGGTCGCGGGCGCGTGCGCGTCGAGCGGCTGGGTGCTGGGCGTGCTGGGCGTGCACAACTGGCAGCTCGGGCTCTTCGCCGAGGCCGCGCAGCGCGACGTGTGGGGCAACGACAGCTCGGTGAACGTCTCCTCGTCCTACGCGCCCACGGGCAAGGTCGAGCGCGTGCCGGGCGGCTTCCGGCTCTCGGGCCGCTGGTCGTTCTCGAGCGGCTGCGACCACTGTGACTGGGTATTCCTGGGCGGAGTCGCTCCCGGCGAGGGTCCGCTGCCCGACATGCGCACCTATCTGGTTCCGCGCAGCGACTACCGCATCGACGACAACTGGCGCGTCGCGGGTCTGTGCGGCACCGGCAGCAAGGACATCGTGGTGGACAGCGCGTTCGTGCCCGAGCACCGCACGCACCGCTTCGTCGACGGGTTCTCGCTGAAGAGCCCGGGCCAGGAAGTGAACCCCGGCGTGCTGTTCCGCCTGCCGTTCGGCTGCGTGTTCGCGTGCGCGATCGCGGTGCCGGCGATCGGCGCGGCCCAGGCCGCACTGGGTCACTTCACGAGTCTCACGCGCGGGCGCGTGAGCGCCGCGGCGGGCGCCAAGGCGGCCGAGGACCCGTTTGCGCAGGCGCGGCTGGCCGATGCGGCGGCCGCGGTCGACGCGGCGCGTGAGTCCATGCGGCGTGACTGGCGCGAGCTCATGGCGCTGGCCGAGGCGGGGCAGGGCATTCCGCTCGGGCCGCGCGTGCGCGCGCGCTTCGACGCGGGCCAGGCCGTGGCGCGCGGCGTGCACGCCGTGGACCGCTTGTTCGAGGCCAGCGGCGGCCGCGCGATCTTCCTCGACAACCCGATCCAACGCGTGTTCCGCGACGTGCACGCCATGCGCGCGCACGCCATCAACAACCCGGACAAGGCCAGCCGGATGTTCGGCCGCTTCGAGCTCGCGCCCGACGCGCCGCCATCCGACGCCACCGACCTCTTCATCTGA
- a CDS encoding VOC family protein translates to MTSVRQLGYLGLEVSDLPRWEKFAVDLLGLEPGRRGADGSLALRLDQYEQRIVLHPGPADDLRYLGFEAANDAELEALGAGLVRAGYTVTEGKPETAAARRVTRLLETADPTGIPVELYVGAALAQKPFTSPRVSSGFVAGEEGLGHAVICAKDPEATERFYLELLGMRLSDRVKIALNPQFTLEIRFLHANPRHHSIAFASVPMPKRLHHFMIEVRSPDDVGRAHDRMVEAGQSFSMDLGKHPNDGMFSFYAKTPSGFDVEFGSGGVKVDDATWSVKTYDHVSTWGHKPVPAKGA, encoded by the coding sequence ATGACTTCCGTACGACAGCTCGGCTATCTCGGCCTGGAAGTGAGCGACCTCCCGCGCTGGGAGAAGTTCGCGGTGGATCTCCTGGGCCTCGAGCCGGGCCGGCGCGGCGCCGACGGCTCGCTGGCGCTGCGCCTGGACCAGTACGAGCAGCGCATCGTGCTGCACCCCGGCCCGGCCGACGACCTGCGCTATCTCGGCTTCGAGGCGGCGAACGACGCCGAGCTCGAGGCGCTGGGCGCGGGGCTGGTGCGCGCGGGCTACACCGTGACCGAGGGCAAGCCCGAGACTGCCGCGGCGCGCCGCGTGACTCGCCTGCTCGAGACGGCCGATCCGACCGGCATTCCGGTCGAGCTCTACGTGGGCGCGGCGCTCGCGCAAAAGCCCTTCACCTCGCCGCGAGTCAGCTCGGGCTTCGTCGCCGGCGAAGAGGGCCTGGGTCACGCCGTGATCTGCGCCAAGGACCCCGAAGCCACCGAGCGCTTCTATCTCGAGCTGCTGGGCATGCGGCTCAGCGACCGGGTGAAGATCGCGCTGAATCCCCAGTTCACGCTCGAGATCCGCTTCCTGCACGCGAACCCGCGCCATCACTCGATCGCGTTCGCCTCGGTGCCCATGCCCAAGCGCCTGCACCACTTCATGATCGAGGTGCGCTCGCCCGACGACGTGGGCCGCGCGCACGACCGCATGGTCGAGGCGGGCCAGAGCTTCAGCATGGACCTGGGCAAGCACCCCAACGACGGGATGTTCTCGTTCTACGCCAAGACGCCCTCGGGCTTCGACGTGGAGTTCGGCTCGGGCGGCGTGAAGGTCGACGACGCGACCTGGTCGGTGAAGACCTACGACCACGTGAGCAC